From a single Oncorhynchus nerka isolate Pitt River linkage group LG11, Oner_Uvic_2.0, whole genome shotgun sequence genomic region:
- the LOC135574042 gene encoding zinc finger protein 316-like — MANCNVMVFHTQIASIMEVLASAAVADICKLVDDDYAVFRLEITQSRKENRTLRRKLQLLELKVARERAERTMQQRVVASRPRSVKILDRYRGMARGEGHLTGGHRSFVKPAGHNTWSDDQPITVDEGSGTSTEHVIVIESADATAAGPGVKQERTEGEEDPRHSRDIQSGAAVAMEDPATTLVQPSSRRSMTEVSGTLNAVLKSETDTKTLTVTHRPLHTGSDDRSDPESLGLGRLGCPPAPGSEYLLYGNRSLVHSHRVSGDALETGNYLSFSYPTEMDPGNISMGLERQADPSRGDWNRYSSSVYSEGCLDKKGEGLVEDEVTVKVEGDFPPTWNAACHLGDGFSQGRDFLDYSLKTNLNVPTHSPLHALRDRGPVSTSMAPSDLQGRVLFDQVLNSNDRARVQTQGKGATSGSSKEKRFLCMFCNKGFSCSQKVEIHQRIHTGVKPFSCTQCHMRFAQAGHLKRHQRVHTGVKPFSCTQCQMRFAQAGDLKRHQRVHTGEKPFCCQLCEKRFSRQHQLKMHLKIHTGERPFS, encoded by the exons atggctaactgtaacgttatggtttttcacactcaaatagcctccatTATGGAGGTGTTAGCGAGTGCAGCCGTGGCAGATATATGTAAACTTgtagacgacgactatgcagtgtttcgtttggaaataactCAAAGCCGAAAAGAAAACAGGACATTGAGGAGAAAACTACAGCTACTGGAACTGAAGGTGGCACGGGAGCGCGCAGAGAGGACAATGCAACAGCGCGTCGTCGCCAGTCGTCCCAGAAGTGTCAAGATCCTCGACCGATATAGAGGAATGGCAAGAG GTGAAGGACATCTCACTGGAGGCCACAGGAGCtttgtgaagccagcaggacacaaTACATGGAGCGATGATCAACCAATCACTGTTGATGAGGGGAGTGGAACCTCAACTGAGCATGTTATCGTGATAGAG TCTGCAGATGCCACGGCTGCAGGTCCTGGGGTCAAGCAGGAGAggactgaaggagaggaggacccacGGCACAGCAGAGACATTCAGTCGGGTGCAGCTGTAGCCATGGAGGACCCCGCCACCACCCTAGTGCAGCCCAGCTCCCGACGCAGCATGACGGAGGTCAGTGGAACGCTGAACGCCGTCCTCAAGTCAGAGACGGACACCAAGACTTTAACTGTAACACACAGGCCTTTACACACAGGATCTGACGACAGGTCAGACCCAGAGAGTCTGGgactggggagactgggctgTCCTCCTGCTCCCGGCTCAGAGTATTTACTTTATGGTAACCGAAGCCTGGTTCATTCCCATCGGGTCTCAGGTGACGCGTTAGAAACTGGCAATTATCTATCTTTCTCTTACCCTACAGAGATGGATCCTGGCAACATATCCATGGGTTTAGAGAGACAGGCTGATCCGTCTAGAGGGGACTGGAACCgatacagtagtagtgtatacTCTGAGGGGTGCCTAGATAAGAAAGGGGAAGGTCTGGTCGAAGATGAAGTGACTGTAAAAGTGGAGGGCGACTTTCCTCCCACATGGAATGCAGCTTGTCACCTAGGAGATGGATTCTCACAGGGCAGAGATTTCTTAGATTACAGTTTAAAGACCAATCTAAATGTCCCGACCCACTCCCCTTTACACGCGCTCAGGGATCGTGGCCCAGTGTCCACGTCGATGGCGCCTTCCGATTTACAAGGCCGCGTCCTTTTCGATCAGGTATTGAACTCAAACGACAGGGCTAGAGTCCAGACTCAGGGAAAGGGAGCCACATCAGGCAGTAGTAAAGAGAAACggttcctctgcatgttctgtaacaaaggcttcagTTGCTCCCAGAAGGTAGAGATCCACCAGAGGATCCACACAGGGGTGAAACCCTTtagctgtacccagtgtcacatgcGCTTTGCCCAGGCTGGccacctgaagaggcaccagagggtccacacaggggtgaaacccttcagctgtacccagtgtcaaATGCGCTTTGCCCAGGCTGGTGActtgaagaggcaccagagggtccacacaggggagaaacccttctGCTGCCAGCtgtgtgagaagaggttctcccgCCAGCACCAGCTGAAGATGCACCTGAAGATCCACACGGGAGAGAGGCCATTCTCCTGA